A genomic region of Corticium candelabrum chromosome 22, ooCorCand1.1, whole genome shotgun sequence contains the following coding sequences:
- the LOC134197698 gene encoding uncharacterized protein LOC134197698 has product MRLIQCGEMSRASQILTSQGLAPTTDDTVSKLSSKHPKRRTSQLSHDDFHEQEKSEHPFSLKKEAYFEAIRKAPRGSGAGPSGWRYEHLRGLLENDLTCNLFYGVCSLIADGKVPDSVLPLLTASRLIALPKVNSDVRPIAIGEAIRRITAKALCIQLNESFCSYFSPIQHGIATRGGAELLIHHISFLMESNPDCSVLSTDVKNAFNSVSRDSILKESKKNFPEIYAHVRQMYDRPSTLIYVNGQGTVKLQSEEGVHQGDPLGPVLFSAALHPIVTVIQNNHPGITLLAYLDDVYVLGPPKDALAVLLDLKASLSEIGLEIKDEKCKLYFPTAPDNFSAGVPVSKDGIDVLGSPVGNHDYVQSRCLAVANMGSSLCSKLLELDDPQCGLLLLRHCHVPRLNFLARTVPPDRLLHAAVCHDHLTRATFTDMVGLNELDDTGWSQATLKVGFGGFGLSSTQKMAHLAFLASWAHSLKELPLRFPPLKDRLERFIEGSNTGQLIRTLVAKLPPKSGADDDEQFHTLEQMTEYPRKLQHRLTVDASHKRSEEVIKSMNSERHVARIRSLHGKGAGAWLEVIPTSDKNALKPNEFRVASCMRLGAGLPFSRLLKTCDCGTELDREGYHLLTCKYGGGPVWTHNSIVSAWSDCLSDLLIPHQIEPRQRFVDNENRPDITLYDTDTGITKECDVSIAHPWSKDIIKGAAREGGHAAAKREAAKSKKYSEESLADGSKPIVVPLVFEHFGRWGLKADELMNELGKKARGFDGRRIAVEFKTFWRKRLSITLQKCNSRVILRKLSRLSVRSLGDDSVLGVDRDIQCFTH; this is encoded by the coding sequence ATGCGTCTGATTCAGTGTGGTGAGATGTCTCGAGCTTCACAAATTTTGACTAGTCAGGGTCTTGCTCCTACTACTGATGACACTGTAAGCAAGCTCTCAAGCAAACATCCTAAGCGAAGGACATCTCAGTTGTCTCACGATGATTTTCACGAGCAAGAGAAATCAGAGCATCCTTTTTCTTTAAAGAAGGAAGCTTATTTTGAGGCCATAAGGAAGGCACCCAGAGGAAGTGGAGCAGGGCCTTCTGGTTGGCGATATGAACATCTTCGTGGGCTCCTGGAGAATGATTTGACTTGTAACTTGTTCTATGGAGTGTGCTCGCTCATTGCAGATGGTAAAGTTCCGGATTCAGTTCTGCCACTTCTGACAGCATCTCGACTCATTGCCTTACCAAAAGTAAATTCTGATGTAAGACCCATTGCCATCGGTGAAGCTATCAGGAGAATTACAGCTAAGGCTCTGTGTATTCAGCTGAATGAATCTTTCTGCTCCTACTTTTCCCCCATACAACATGGCATTGCTACACGTGGTGGGGCAGAGTTATTGATACACCACATTTCGTTTCTCATGGAGAGCAATCCCGACTGTTCAGTTCTCTCTACGGATGTAAAAAACGCCTTTAACTCGGTATCAAGGGATAGCATACTcaaagaatcaaagaagaACTTTCCTGAAATCTATGCCCATGTGAGACAAATGTATGATAGACCAAGTACTTTGATATATGTCAACGGTCAGGGGACGGTGAAATTGCAGTCAGAAGAAGGTGTCCATCAGGGTGACCCCCTTGGACCAGTTTTGTTCTCGGCAGCATTACACCCCATTGTAACAGTTATTCAGAATAACCACCCGGGCATTACGCTTTTGGCATATCTGGATGATGTCTATGTTCTGGGACCACCAAAAGATGCTTTAGCAGTCCTTTTGGATTTGAAGGCATCCCTTTCTGAGATCGGTCTAGAAATCAAAGATGAAAAATGCAAATTGTATTTTCCCACTGCTCCTGATAATTTCAGCGCTGGTGTCCCAGTTAGCAAAGATGGAATCGACGTGTTGGGGTCACCTGTAGGCAATCATGATTATGTTCAGTCTAGGTGCCTGGCTGTGGCTAACATGGGCAGCTCGTTGTGTTCAAAGCTACTTGAACTTGACGACCCTCAGTGTGGCCTCCTTTTGCTCAGACATTGTCATGTCCCCAGGCTGAATTTTTTGGCTAGGACTGTGCCACCTGACAGGttactgcatgcagctgtttGTCATGACCACCTTACAAGGGCTACTTTCACTGACATGGTTGGTTTGAACGAATTGGATGACACCGGATGGAGCCAGGCCACTCTGAAGGTCGGGTTCGGCGGATTTGGCTTATCATCAACTCAGAAGATGGCTCACCTAGCATTTCTGGCGTCATGGGCACACTCTTTGAAAGAACTGCCATTGAGATTTCCACCTCTGAAAGATCGTTTAGAACGGTTTATTGAAGGTAGCAATACAGGACAACTTATTCGTACATTGGTGGCAAAACTACCACCCAAGTCGGGTGCAGATGATGACGAGCAGTTTCACACCTTAGAGCAGATGACAGAATACCCtagaaaattgcaacatcgCCTGACGGTAGACGCTTCTCATAAACGATCAGAAGAAGTTATCAAAAGCATGAACTCAGAGAGACATGTTGCAAGGATCAGGTCCTTACacggaaaaggagctggagcatggctagagGTAATACCAACTTCAGACAAGAACGCACTGAAGCCGAATGAATTTCGTGTAGCGTCTTGTATGAGGTTGGGTGCTGGTTTGCCTTTCAGCCGGCTGCTtaagacgtgtgactgtggaactGAGCTGGATCGCGAGGGCTACCACCTtttgacatgtaaatatggaggtggacctgtgtggacgCATAACTCCATAGTGTCTGCATGGAGTGATTGCCTAAGCGATTTACTCATTCCCCATCAAATAGAACCGAGACAGCGATTTGTAGACAACGAAAACCGGCCTGACATCACGCTTTACGACACTGACACTGGGATcacaaaagaatgtgatgtttcgatagctcacccttggagcaaagacattattaaaggtgcagccagagaaggtggccatgcagcagctaaacgagaggcagcaaagtcaaaaaaatactcagaggaatcgcttgcggatggatcgaagcctatagttgtcccactcgtctttgaacacttcggcagatggggcttaaaggctgacgagctgatgaatgaactggggaagaaggcgagaggctttgatggaagaagaattgcggtagagtttaaaaccttctggaggaaaagactgtctattactcttcaaaaatgcaacagcagagtgattttgcggaagctgtcaaggctttctgtgcgctcattaggagatgacagtgttttgggagtagatagagacattcagtgttttactcattag
- the LOC134197376 gene encoding uncharacterized protein LOC134197376 isoform X1 codes for MSTSQQDEYEQYIISNMVELVQTLCVSAIIDHLLSHRLVTMEECDRLMQCSTEQAKSRMLLCQILRYKGNDVVGRLCNVLVAAGQQHIIREVLRKEVGQTHVVQRLTTTGNTQGIGRDPQVAAPDVGEMEMLKDQVVQLDREKRKVTVQLEKERKRAEGAQKELCTAREETRKAKIEAKGERLKNTALEYEKSRCPASHYHQTLKTTDVDCCCSAGVTFRSETRRKDSKDGGPHSAKNSANWSLASASGLQSIRCDRTVLLIGRTGAGKSTCANVLAGDDPGIKFKTSDNFVSKTKKVQSEIATVHWFDKTYKVKIVEIIGMGDTNLDENEILFRLAMASHKCKDGINAIFFVVRDRFTKEEADAWEVMCKVLFGENIFNYTAIVRTNFRDFRNNKATFDDLRQLRREGGDAAKRILPGIQHFIYVNNPDPRDTERAPALRAASREKLLGHLIDNCFEVFRLYTLREIEQRIAAHAQASEESTKEIKRLEDKLRKWKEDRAKIEEDRAKEETKRKIAEAEAQTTKEMTRIVMEQSTVLGPAEKVLKVANCSVM; via the exons ATGAGCACATCTCAGCAGGATGAATATGAACAATACATTATAAGCAATATGGTGGAACTTGTTCAAACGTTGTGTGTTTCTGCTATAATAGACCATTTACTCTCACATCGTTTGGTAACAATGGAAGAATGTGATAGACTGATGCAATGTTCTACTGAGCAAGCGAAATCTCGCATGTTGTTGTGTCAGATTTTGCGATACAAGGGAAATGATGTTGTTGGTAGATTGTGTAACGTCCTCGTTGCTGCAGGACAGCAGCACATTATAAGAGAAGTTCTAAGGAAAGAAG TCGGACAAACACACGTTGTCCAAAGACTGACAACAACGGGGAATACTCAGGGGATAGGAAGAGATCCCCAAG TTGCTGCTCCAGATGTTGGAGAGATGGAAATGCTGAAAGATCAGGTGGTACAGTTGGACAGAGAGAAGAGAAAGGTGACGGTGCAATTGGAGAAGGAAAGAAAACGAGCGGAGGGTGCACAGAAAGAgctgtgtacagcaagagAAGAAACCCGGAAAGCAAAGATTGAAGCAAAGGGAGAACGGCTGAAGAATACGGCACTTGAATATGAAAAGTCAAGGTGTCCTGCTAGTCATTATCATCAG ACGCTAAAAACAACAGACGTGGATTGTTGCTGCAGTGCAGGCGTCACATTCAGAAGCGAGACACGTCGGAAAGACTCAAAAGACGGTGGGCCACATTCAGCAAAAAACTCAGCTAATTGGTCATTGGCCAGTGCGTCAGGTCTACAATCGATACGTTGCGACCGCACTGTCCTCTTGATAGGCAGGACTGGCGCAGGAAAATCGACTTGTGCAAATGTTCTAGCCGGTGATGATCCAGGAATAAAATTCAAGACTAGTGATAACTTCGTTAGCAAGACAAAGAAGGTGCAGAGCGAAATTGCTACAGTGCATTGGTTTGACAAGACGTACAAAGTCAAGATTGTTGAGATAATTGGCATGGGTGACACTAATCTAGACGAGAACGAAATCTTATTTCGCCTCGCAATGGCCTCCCATAAATGCAAAGACGGAATCAACGCCATCTTTTTTGTTGTAAGAGATCGTTTTACAAAAGAAGAAGCTGATGCTTGGGAAGTCATGTGCAAGGTACTGTTTGGTGAAAACATTTTCAATTACACTGCTATTGTGAGAACAAACTTTAGAGATTTCAGAAATAACAAAGCAACCTTCGACGACCTTAGACAGTTAAGGCGAGAAGGTGGTGACGCTGCAAAGAGAATCTTGCCTGGCATACAGCACTTTATATACGTCAACAACCCTGATCCACGAGATACAGAAAGAGCCCCTGCATTACGTGCTGCTTCTCGAGAGAAGCTTCTCGGGCATCTCATCGACAACTGTTTTGAAGTCTTTCGACTGTACACGCTGCGTGAGATTGAGCAACGTATTGCTGCGCACGCACAAGCAAGCGAGGAATCAACTAAAGAAATAAAACGGTTGGAAGATAAACTCAGAAAATGGAAAGAAGACCGTGCAAAAATAGAAGAAGACCGTGCAaaagaagaaacaaaaagaaagaTAGCAGAAGCAGAGGCACAAACAACGAAGGAAATGACAAGAATCGTGATGGAGCAATCAACAGTGTTAGGACCAGCTGAGAAAGTGTTGAAAGTTGCTAACTGCTCTGTTATGTGA
- the LOC134197376 gene encoding uncharacterized protein LOC134197376 isoform X2, with the protein MSTSQQDEYEQYIISNMVELVQTLCVSAIIDHLLSHRLVTMEECDRLMQCSTEQAKSRMLLCQILRYKGNDVVGRLCNVLVAAGQQHIIREVLRKEVGQTHVVQRLTTTGNTQGIGRDPQVAAPDVGEMEMLKDQVVQLDREKRKVTVQLEKELCTAREETRKAKIEAKGERLKNTALEYEKSRCPASHYHQTLKTTDVDCCCSAGVTFRSETRRKDSKDGGPHSAKNSANWSLASASGLQSIRCDRTVLLIGRTGAGKSTCANVLAGDDPGIKFKTSDNFVSKTKKVQSEIATVHWFDKTYKVKIVEIIGMGDTNLDENEILFRLAMASHKCKDGINAIFFVVRDRFTKEEADAWEVMCKVLFGENIFNYTAIVRTNFRDFRNNKATFDDLRQLRREGGDAAKRILPGIQHFIYVNNPDPRDTERAPALRAASREKLLGHLIDNCFEVFRLYTLREIEQRIAAHAQASEESTKEIKRLEDKLRKWKEDRAKIEEDRAKEETKRKIAEAEAQTTKEMTRIVMEQSTVLGPAEKVLKVANCSVM; encoded by the exons ATGAGCACATCTCAGCAGGATGAATATGAACAATACATTATAAGCAATATGGTGGAACTTGTTCAAACGTTGTGTGTTTCTGCTATAATAGACCATTTACTCTCACATCGTTTGGTAACAATGGAAGAATGTGATAGACTGATGCAATGTTCTACTGAGCAAGCGAAATCTCGCATGTTGTTGTGTCAGATTTTGCGATACAAGGGAAATGATGTTGTTGGTAGATTGTGTAACGTCCTCGTTGCTGCAGGACAGCAGCACATTATAAGAGAAGTTCTAAGGAAAGAAG TCGGACAAACACACGTTGTCCAAAGACTGACAACAACGGGGAATACTCAGGGGATAGGAAGAGATCCCCAAG TTGCTGCTCCAGATGTTGGAGAGATGGAAATGCTGAAAGATCAGGTGGTACAGTTGGACAGAGAGAAGAGAAAGGTGACGGTGCAATTGGAGAAG GAgctgtgtacagcaagagAAGAAACCCGGAAAGCAAAGATTGAAGCAAAGGGAGAACGGCTGAAGAATACGGCACTTGAATATGAAAAGTCAAGGTGTCCTGCTAGTCATTATCATCAG ACGCTAAAAACAACAGACGTGGATTGTTGCTGCAGTGCAGGCGTCACATTCAGAAGCGAGACACGTCGGAAAGACTCAAAAGACGGTGGGCCACATTCAGCAAAAAACTCAGCTAATTGGTCATTGGCCAGTGCGTCAGGTCTACAATCGATACGTTGCGACCGCACTGTCCTCTTGATAGGCAGGACTGGCGCAGGAAAATCGACTTGTGCAAATGTTCTAGCCGGTGATGATCCAGGAATAAAATTCAAGACTAGTGATAACTTCGTTAGCAAGACAAAGAAGGTGCAGAGCGAAATTGCTACAGTGCATTGGTTTGACAAGACGTACAAAGTCAAGATTGTTGAGATAATTGGCATGGGTGACACTAATCTAGACGAGAACGAAATCTTATTTCGCCTCGCAATGGCCTCCCATAAATGCAAAGACGGAATCAACGCCATCTTTTTTGTTGTAAGAGATCGTTTTACAAAAGAAGAAGCTGATGCTTGGGAAGTCATGTGCAAGGTACTGTTTGGTGAAAACATTTTCAATTACACTGCTATTGTGAGAACAAACTTTAGAGATTTCAGAAATAACAAAGCAACCTTCGACGACCTTAGACAGTTAAGGCGAGAAGGTGGTGACGCTGCAAAGAGAATCTTGCCTGGCATACAGCACTTTATATACGTCAACAACCCTGATCCACGAGATACAGAAAGAGCCCCTGCATTACGTGCTGCTTCTCGAGAGAAGCTTCTCGGGCATCTCATCGACAACTGTTTTGAAGTCTTTCGACTGTACACGCTGCGTGAGATTGAGCAACGTATTGCTGCGCACGCACAAGCAAGCGAGGAATCAACTAAAGAAATAAAACGGTTGGAAGATAAACTCAGAAAATGGAAAGAAGACCGTGCAAAAATAGAAGAAGACCGTGCAaaagaagaaacaaaaagaaagaTAGCAGAAGCAGAGGCACAAACAACGAAGGAAATGACAAGAATCGTGATGGAGCAATCAACAGTGTTAGGACCAGCTGAGAAAGTGTTGAAAGTTGCTAACTGCTCTGTTATGTGA
- the LOC134197605 gene encoding capping protein inhibiting regulator of actin dynamics-like has translation MHFVAYRLKKNQNKTEERKKRNADREIERNMRMTLEQAAKQREEADIKREERMRMMLEQARREQREETKREMEEKMTMISKQKTNDPEQGAAEELLGTVAKATGTFVDRTAGTAVKKVVSKCSVI, from the coding sequence ATGCACTTTGTCGCCTACAGATTGAAAAAGAATCAGAACAaaacagaagaaagaaagaagaggAATGCAGACAGAGAAATTGAGAGAAATATGAGAATGACCTTGGAGCaagcagcaaaacaaagaGAAGAGGCAGACATAAAACGGGAGGAAAGGATGAGAATGATGTTGGAGCAGGCAAGGAGGGAGCAGAGAGAAGAGACAAAAAGGGAAATGGAGGAAAAGATGACAATGATTTCGAAGCAAAAAACAAATGATCCGGAGCAAGGAGCGGCTGAGGAACTGTTGGGAACTGTAGCCAAAGCAACTGGTACGTTCGTTGATCGAACAGCTGGCACTGCGGTCAAGAAGGTTGTTTCAAAGTGTTCTGTCATTTGA